Below is a genomic region from Bartonella harrusi.
CGATAATAGGCCGTATTGAAAACAGAGAACGTATTTTAGTCGATATATGGGTTCCTGAACGGTATACATCGCATATTCATAAAGGAGATGAAGTAAAAGCAACATTAACGGCACAGCCCGATAAAACGTTTGTTGGTCATATTTATGCAATTGATAATGTCATTGATCCAGAAAGCCGCACACTTCATGTTCAGGTTGAAATCAAGAATGAAAAAGATACGCTCCTTTCAGGCATGTCTTTTTCTGTTGCCTTTCAATTCTACGGTGGTGCTTTTCCTGTCGTTAACCCTCTTGCGGTTCAGTGGAACAGTAAAGGGTCATTTGTTTGGTGTGTGAGAGAAGGAACAGTAGAAGCGATTCCAGTATCCATTATTCAGCATAAAGCAGATCAGGTGTTTGTGAAAGCGCCTTTAAAGAATGGTGATCAAGTTGTTATTCAGGGAGTACAGATGCTTCATCCGGGGAGTAGGGTTACTTTTGATGATTTAAAGTCCCATCAACAGCAATTATCAGTGCTTCATGGGCAGGATGTACAATGAGTCAGGAATTGAGCACGAAGCAACCTATGACACAGGTAGAGCAAGGCGGTTTCATTGCCTTATTTATTCGCAGGCCGGTTTTTACCTTTGTTGTAAATGCCATGATCATGATTGCGGGGTTTTCTGCTTGGTTGAACGTTGATGTCCGCGAATTGCCAGATGTTGATATTCCTGTGCTAACAATTATGACGATTTTTTCTGGTGCATCAGCAGAAACAATTGATCGTGAAGTTACAAAAAATATCGAAGATGCTGTTTCTCGTGTTTCAGGTGTTAAAACAATTTCTTCAAGTTCTTCTTTTGGTCGTTCCCGTGTAGAGATTAATTTTAATGTCGGTATTGATTTGAATGTTGCAGCATCTGATATTCGCGATGCCCTTTCTCGTATTGCTTATTCTTTACCCAAAAACGCCGATACCCCTTTGATTATTAAAGCAGACTCGAATGCTGCTGCAATGATGTATTTAGTTGTCACTTCACCAACGATGAGTATTGATGATTTAACAGAAGTTGTAAACGATCAAATTGTTAATGCGCTTTCTGCTGTTGATGGTGTTGGTGACGTGCAGGTTGATAGTGCACGCACGAAGATTTTTCAAATTGATGTCGATCAAGCAAAGCTTGCCAGCTATGGATTAACTGTAGCGGATATTTCACGTGTTCTTGCGGATATGACAACGGATGTACCAGTAGGGTCATTACGCAATTCTAAGCAAACTTTAATTGTACGTGCTACTGCGCGTTTAACAACACCAGAATCTTTTGAGGAAGTTGTTTTAAAACCGAATGTGCATCTTGGTGATGTTGCGCATGTTACTTTATCACCCGATGTGGAAACGGTTATTCTTCGTGTCAATGGAAAGACAGGAATCGGGTTGGGAATTGTGCGTAAAGCACAATCCAACACCCTTAATATTTCTCAAGGAGTTCGAGAAGTTGTTAGTCACCTCAAAAGTATTGTTCCTTCTTCTGTTCATATGGATATCATTAGTGATGATGCAGTTTTTATTAAAAGTGCACTTCATGAGGTTGAGGTAGCATTGGTTATTGCTATTCTCAGCGTTATTTTGGTTATTTTTCTTTTTTTAAGAGATATGCGTGTAACGCTCATCCCCGCATTATCTATTCCTGTCGCTTTAATTGGTACAATTGCTGCTATCTACCTTGTTGGATTTTCGTTAAATATTCTCACATTTTTAGGTCTTGTTTTGGCAACAGGGCTTGTGGTGGATGACGCGATTGTGGTTCTTGAGAATATTGTTCGGAGGCGTAATATGGGCTTAGGTCCTAGAGCAGCAGCGGTTCTAGGAACACGAGAAGTTTTTTTTGCTGTTGTAGCAACAACATTGACTTTAGTTGCTGTTTTTGTGCCTATTTCTTTTCTTCCTGGGCAAGTGGGAGGACTATTTAGAGAATTTGGTTTTGTATTGGCAATTTCTATTCTTCTTTCTTCTATTGTTGCTTTAACACTTTGCCCTATGTTGGCTTCGCGTTTTCTCAAAGGACATGTGGAAAGCGAGAGGGAAGGGGCGCATTATCTTACTTTTTTGCATAAGTTAGGTTCTTTTTTTAGCAAAGGATATGCTTATAGTTTGCATAAGTGTTTGCAAAGACCTTGGGCTGTTATTTTGGCTTCGTTGATTTTTGCAGGTCTTTGTCTTGGAGGCTATACAAAATTACAACAGGAGTTGACGCCAGCAGAAGATAGAGCGTTGATCTTTTTGGTTATTACTGGACCACAAGGTATTTCAACACAATATTTAAATGAGCAAGTGAAGCAGATTGAAACGCGTTTACAGCCATTACGTGATTCTGGAGAGATTGCGAATAGTTATTCTATTGCCGGCATTGGTGGTTCATCAAATACAGCTTTTTTGGTTTTGTTGCTTTCTTCTTGGGATAAGCGCGTGCGCTCTCAACAAGAGATTGTAGAGGATGTTAATGCAAAGGTGAGACAGTTTCCAGCCGTTTTTGTGTTTGCTGTGCAGGGAAATTCTTTAGGCGTTAGAGGAACGGGACAAGGTTTACAATTTGCAATTCTTGGCAATGACTATACCAAATTACAGCCGATAGCTAATAAGCTTGTGAGTGCTTTGCAAGCTGATCCGCATTTTATTCGCCCACGGCTTACTGTTGATGAAACACAACCACAGTTTTTTATTGAAATTAACAGGGAAAAAGCCTCTGATTTAGGGATTGATATCACCAATTTAGGCAATAAATTGCAAGCAATGTTGGATGGTAAAAAAATTGGTTCCGTTTATGTCAATGACCATTCTTATGATGTAAAACTAACTTCGCGTCACAATCCACTTAACAATCCTCACGATTTGGAAAATATTTTTTTAAAAACCAAGAGCAATAAATACGTTCCTTTATCAGTTATTGCACATTTACAGGAAAAGGCCATTGCACCTCAACTAAAACGAGAAAAACGCATGAGTGCTGTTATTTTAAGCGCAAATCTTGCTCCAGGTGTCGTTTTAGGGGACGCTTATCAGACTGTACAAAAAATTGCTACTCCTTTATTATCAGGGGAAAATTATATTGTTCCTTTAGGGGAAGCCGCTACCCTTGGTGAAACATCCTCCAATTTTGTGATTGTCTTTGGAATAGCCTTTGTAATTATTTTATTGGTCTTAGCTGCTCAATTTGAGAGTTTTATTTCAGGATTTATTATCATGGCGACTGTACCACTAGGGATTGGTTGTGCGGTCATTGCTATGCTTTTGAGTGGAGTGAGTCTGAATATTTACAGTCAAATTGGTTTAATTTTGTTGGTGGGGGTTATGGCTAAAAATGGTATTCTTATTGTCGAGTTTGCA
It encodes:
- a CDS encoding efflux RND transporter permease subunit, with the protein product MSQELSTKQPMTQVEQGGFIALFIRRPVFTFVVNAMIMIAGFSAWLNVDVRELPDVDIPVLTIMTIFSGASAETIDREVTKNIEDAVSRVSGVKTISSSSSFGRSRVEINFNVGIDLNVAASDIRDALSRIAYSLPKNADTPLIIKADSNAAAMMYLVVTSPTMSIDDLTEVVNDQIVNALSAVDGVGDVQVDSARTKIFQIDVDQAKLASYGLTVADISRVLADMTTDVPVGSLRNSKQTLIVRATARLTTPESFEEVVLKPNVHLGDVAHVTLSPDVETVILRVNGKTGIGLGIVRKAQSNTLNISQGVREVVSHLKSIVPSSVHMDIISDDAVFIKSALHEVEVALVIAILSVILVIFLFLRDMRVTLIPALSIPVALIGTIAAIYLVGFSLNILTFLGLVLATGLVVDDAIVVLENIVRRRNMGLGPRAAAVLGTREVFFAVVATTLTLVAVFVPISFLPGQVGGLFREFGFVLAISILLSSIVALTLCPMLASRFLKGHVESEREGAHYLTFLHKLGSFFSKGYAYSLHKCLQRPWAVILASLIFAGLCLGGYTKLQQELTPAEDRALIFLVITGPQGISTQYLNEQVKQIETRLQPLRDSGEIANSYSIAGIGGSSNTAFLVLLLSSWDKRVRSQQEIVEDVNAKVRQFPAVFVFAVQGNSLGVRGTGQGLQFAILGNDYTKLQPIANKLVSALQADPHFIRPRLTVDETQPQFFIEINREKASDLGIDITNLGNKLQAMLDGKKIGSVYVNDHSYDVKLTSRHNPLNNPHDLENIFLKTKSNKYVPLSVIAHLQEKAIAPQLKREKRMSAVILSANLAPGVVLGDAYQTVQKIATPLLSGENYIVPLGEAATLGETSSNFVIVFGIAFVIILLVLAAQFESFISGFIIMATVPLGIGCAVIAMLLSGVSLNIYSQIGLILLVGVMAKNGILIVEFADQLRDQGRNVREAIEEAANIRLRPVCMTMICALLGGIPLVLAKGAGAEARVALGWVIVGGLGLATIFTLYVTPVVYLFLGRFVRQKAEEAVRLTKELSQVE